AGTGCCGACATATATGCCGCATCTTCCGCACGTGGATCCTGAGGAAAGGTTACCGAAAAGTTTTTGAACTGGTGACCTGCAAGCTTGTAATTTTTATCGTAGTAATTGGCGTATGCTGAATTGTAAACTACATTCGGAGCATCATCTGTTCCTGCGACAAGGTTTGAAAGCCGCTCGTACAGCGCCAGGGCGTTGGTCCATTTTTTATTTTCGAAATTCTCGTTCGCAACTTTCAGGATATAATCTTTGTCTGCACTTTTCATTGCCATTTCCTGTTGTTTGTCACAGGCCGATAAAGCAAAAAAAGCCAGCAGTACTATCAAATATTTTTTCATAAATCTTTTAAAGCGAAAATGATGGATTTTCATCTTCTGCGGTTCAGTCTGCAAAAATATAATTTTTTTATCAATAGATTTTTTTTTGTGATAATTTAACTAATAAATTAACTGAATTTTCTGTTCCGAACTCGATTTTTCAGGTAAATCAGTTCGTCTGATATCCCAAAAGTGAAAAAACGGTGACCAAAAGGTTAGCAAGAACTTTTTTTTCTGCATCCTGAAGATAATTTTCCTCCCTTCCCGAAACATAAAGTTCGTAGAAATTTTTATTTCTGATGACAAACAGAGAAGAGCCTAAAATCAAAGTCAATACATCTTCCGGCTTTGGCGCATTATGGAAAACTCCTGACGCGACTCCTTTTTTAATAACATCATCAAGTTTTGTAGTGAATGTGGTATAGAATTCAAGCAGGTCGTCTTTAAGGTGTTCGGTGTGGCGCAGTTCCTGTGTTACGAAACCGTGGAAATAATTGAATCTAAATAACTGATTTACAACATATTTAACCAATTCTTTCATCTGCATCTCAGGTTTTCCGTCTTTAATGACTTCGGCAAACTCCGCGAAACTTTCGCGCGTTTTCTGAACACGGTAACGGTAGAGGTACGACATCATTTTTTCCTTAGAACCGAAATAATAGG
The window above is part of the Kaistella faecalis genome. Proteins encoded here:
- a CDS encoding TetR/AcrR family transcriptional regulator; its protein translation is MKKKFSEKQIHILDVAEKLIAKKGFEGTSIRDISSQANINVAMISYYFGSKEKMMSYLYRYRVQKTRESFAEFAEVIKDGKPEMQMKELVKYVVNQLFRFNYFHGFVTQELRHTEHLKDDLLEFYTTFTTKLDDVIKKGVASGVFHNAPKPEDVLTLILGSSLFVIRNKNFYELYVSGREENYLQDAEKKVLANLLVTVFSLLGYQTN